A genome region from Alistipes dispar includes the following:
- a CDS encoding aldehyde dehydrogenase — MPLGNTSAERIAAIHAAQRDYFRSGATLPADFRRIMLRRMEQALRQWERRLCDALWQDLRKSPEEACLTELSIVRSEVRNHLRHLGRWMRPERRPSPLKLFPSASRILSEPLGTALIVSPWNYPVQLLLNPLVGAISAGCTAVLKPSPYTPHVSATLRAMIGEIYDERYVAVVEGNRDVNTLLLDRRWDLVFFTGSPALGRIVMAAAARHLTPVILELGGKSPCIVDRGADVETAARRIAWGKTLNAGQTCIAPDYLLLHESLADAFPAAYARALRRLHGDDARQSPHYVRLVNDRAFDRVASYLAQGTVRLGGRTDRAERYIEPTLLTEVDPLAPVMREEIFGPVLPVVPFRTTDEAVAFVTEREKPLALYYFGPEKSGREVLRRTSSGGACLNDTIMHIANEHLPFGGVGDSGMGRYHGRDSFDAFSHRRAVVETPTWIDPPFRYMPYKLFRYVKRIL; from the coding sequence ATGCCTCTGGGAAACACCTCCGCCGAACGCATCGCGGCGATCCACGCCGCACAACGGGACTATTTCCGCTCGGGAGCCACCCTCCCGGCCGACTTCCGCCGCATCATGCTCCGAAGGATGGAGCAGGCGCTGCGGCAATGGGAGCGGCGGCTCTGCGACGCCCTGTGGCAGGACCTGCGCAAATCCCCTGAGGAGGCCTGCCTCACCGAGCTGAGCATCGTGCGGAGCGAAGTGAGGAACCACCTCCGCCACCTCGGCCGCTGGATGCGCCCCGAGCGGCGGCCCTCGCCGCTCAAGCTCTTTCCCTCGGCGAGCCGCATCCTCTCCGAGCCGCTCGGCACGGCGCTCATCGTCTCGCCGTGGAACTATCCCGTGCAACTGCTGCTCAACCCGCTCGTCGGAGCCATCTCGGCGGGCTGCACCGCCGTACTGAAACCCTCGCCCTACACGCCGCACGTCTCGGCGACGCTCCGCGCGATGATCGGCGAAATCTACGACGAGCGCTACGTCGCCGTCGTCGAGGGCAACCGCGACGTCAATACGCTGCTGCTGGACCGGCGCTGGGACCTCGTCTTCTTCACGGGCAGCCCCGCGCTGGGGCGGATCGTCATGGCCGCCGCGGCGCGGCACCTCACGCCCGTCATACTGGAGCTGGGCGGCAAAAGCCCCTGCATCGTGGACCGAGGCGCCGACGTGGAGACCGCCGCGCGCCGCATCGCATGGGGCAAGACCCTCAATGCGGGGCAGACCTGCATCGCCCCCGACTACCTGCTGCTCCACGAATCGCTCGCCGATGCGTTCCCCGCGGCCTACGCCCGGGCGCTGCGGCGCCTGCACGGCGACGACGCCCGGCAAAGCCCCCACTACGTCCGGCTGGTGAACGACCGGGCCTTCGACCGCGTGGCAAGCTACCTCGCGCAGGGCACGGTCCGCCTCGGAGGCCGCACCGACCGCGCGGAACGTTACATAGAACCCACGCTGCTCACGGAGGTCGATCCCCTCGCCCCGGTCATGCGGGAGGAGATCTTCGGCCCCGTGCTGCCGGTCGTCCCGTTCCGGACGACGGACGAGGCCGTGGCGTTCGTCACCGAACGCGAAAAACCGCTGGCGCTCTACTACTTCGGCCCCGAAAAGAGCGGCCGCGAAGTACTGCGGCGCACCTCTTCGGGCGGAGCCTGCCTCAACGACACGATCATGCACATCGCCAACGAGCACCTGCCCTTCGGCGGCGTGGGCGATTCGGGCATGGGCCGCTACCACGGCCGCGACAGCTTCGACGCCTTCTCGCACCGCCGTGCGGTGGTCGAGACGCCGACCTGGATCGACCCGCCGTTCCGCTACATGCCCTACAAACTCTTCCGCTACGTAAAGCGCATCCTCTGA
- a CDS encoding VWA domain-containing protein — protein MFRFANPQYLWLLAAVPALVALFWLAMRNRRRRLARFGRPETLGELMPEVSTGRVKFRFVLFCTAVALTALAAARPQLGSKLREEKAQGIEMMLAVDVSNSMLAEDFEPNRLERTKYAIGKLFEGLRQDRVGLIVFAGEPKVQLPITSDYRMARAFARRIDPSLVPVQGTAVGKALEQALLAFSGETEAGHGRVVVLITDGENHEDDALAVAERAARQGIRIYTIGIGTPEGAPIQIDGEFIKDEQGEMVVSKLNEEMLSKIAETTGGAYVRATKQDIGLDEIVREINDMERSELSTVRFEEFNEQYQYLLLAALVLLLAEFLVLDRRNPLLAHLNIFREPERKEPGL, from the coding sequence ATGTTCCGATTCGCAAATCCGCAATACCTCTGGCTGCTCGCAGCCGTCCCGGCGCTCGTCGCGCTCTTCTGGCTGGCGATGCGCAACCGCCGCAGGCGGCTCGCCCGCTTCGGCCGCCCGGAGACTCTCGGCGAACTGATGCCCGAGGTCTCCACCGGGCGCGTGAAATTCAGGTTCGTCCTCTTCTGCACCGCCGTGGCGCTGACGGCGCTGGCCGCGGCGCGGCCGCAGTTGGGCTCCAAACTCCGCGAGGAGAAGGCGCAGGGGATCGAGATGATGCTCGCGGTGGACGTTTCGAACTCGATGCTCGCCGAGGATTTCGAACCCAACCGCCTCGAACGGACCAAATACGCCATCGGCAAGCTCTTCGAGGGGCTGCGGCAGGACCGCGTGGGACTGATCGTCTTCGCCGGCGAGCCGAAGGTGCAGCTGCCGATCACCTCCGACTACCGCATGGCGCGGGCCTTCGCGCGGCGGATCGACCCGTCGCTCGTGCCGGTGCAGGGCACGGCCGTCGGCAAGGCCCTCGAACAGGCGCTGCTCGCCTTCTCGGGCGAGACGGAAGCGGGGCACGGCCGCGTCGTGGTGCTCATCACCGACGGCGAGAACCACGAGGACGACGCCCTGGCCGTGGCCGAACGCGCCGCCCGGCAGGGCATCCGCATCTACACCATCGGCATCGGCACGCCCGAAGGCGCGCCGATCCAGATCGACGGCGAATTCATCAAGGACGAGCAGGGCGAGATGGTCGTCTCGAAGCTCAACGAGGAGATGCTCTCGAAGATCGCCGAGACGACGGGCGGCGCCTACGTCCGCGCCACGAAGCAGGACATCGGCCTGGACGAGATCGTGCGGGAGATCAACGACATGGAGCGCTCCGAGCTTTCGACGGTCCGTTTCGAGGAGTTCAACGAACAGTACCAATACCTGCTCCTGGCGGCGCTCGTCCTGCTTCTGGCGGAATTCCTGGTGCTCGACCGACGGAATCCGCTGCTGGCGCACCTGAACATCTTCCGCGAACCGGAACGGAAAGAGCCCGGCCTATGA
- a CDS encoding asparaginase: MRSSILIIYTGGTIGMKTDAETGALVPFDFSGIYDEFPSLKRLNVDIDVLTMSPVIDSSNVEPSNWAALAGLIRDNYARYDGFVVLHGTDTMSYTASALSFMLENLAKPVVFTGSQIPIGVLRTDGRENLITAIEIAGAQRDGRPVVPEVSLYFQNRLFRANRTSKRSAEALNAFCSDNYPPLAEVGVNIAYNLPAILRPAAPAAELRIATRLARGIALVKLFPGLDEEILRAALSAPGLRAVVLETYGAGNAPTSGWFIRLLRETIARGVIVLNITQCGGGRVSMELYETGLRLQETGVLCGCDMTSEAAVTKLMYVLGLELPREETERLLRRPLRGEFTD; encoded by the coding sequence ATGCGCTCTTCCATCCTGATTATCTACACCGGCGGCACGATCGGCATGAAGACCGACGCCGAGACCGGTGCGCTGGTTCCCTTCGACTTCAGCGGCATCTACGACGAGTTTCCCTCGCTCAAGCGGCTCAACGTGGACATCGACGTGCTGACCATGTCGCCCGTGATCGACTCCTCGAACGTCGAGCCGTCGAACTGGGCGGCGCTGGCCGGGCTGATCCGCGACAACTACGCCCGCTACGACGGCTTCGTCGTACTGCACGGGACCGACACCATGTCCTATACCGCCTCGGCGCTGAGTTTCATGCTCGAGAACCTCGCCAAGCCCGTGGTCTTCACCGGCAGCCAGATTCCGATCGGCGTACTGCGCACCGACGGCCGCGAGAACCTCATCACGGCCATCGAGATCGCCGGGGCCCAGCGCGACGGCCGGCCCGTGGTCCCCGAGGTGTCGCTCTATTTCCAGAACCGGCTGTTCCGCGCCAACAGGACCTCGAAACGGAGCGCCGAGGCGCTCAACGCCTTCTGTTCCGACAACTATCCGCCGCTGGCCGAGGTGGGGGTGAACATCGCCTACAACCTCCCGGCCATCCTGCGCCCCGCCGCCCCGGCCGCCGAACTGCGCATCGCCACCCGCCTGGCCCGCGGCATCGCGCTCGTCAAGCTCTTCCCGGGGCTCGACGAGGAGATCCTGCGCGCGGCGCTCTCGGCCCCGGGACTGCGGGCCGTCGTGCTCGAAACCTACGGCGCGGGGAACGCCCCGACCTCCGGGTGGTTCATCCGCCTGCTGCGGGAGACCATCGCCCGCGGCGTGATCGTGCTGAACATCACCCAGTGCGGCGGCGGACGCGTCTCGATGGAGCTTTACGAAACCGGACTGCGGCTCCAGGAAACCGGCGTCCTCTGCGGCTGCGACATGACCTCCGAGGCCGCCGTCACCAAACTCATGTACGTACTCGGACTGGAACTCCCCCGCGAAGAGACCGAACGGCTGCTGCGGAGGCCCCTGCGGGGAGAATTTACGGATTGA
- a CDS encoding MotA/TolQ/ExbB proton channel family protein, giving the protein MKKFLISSVALSVLGTVNAFAQEAAAAAETQVAGESMHHVMMQKFLEGGWEWMLPVLLCLVVGLAVAIERVLYLSLSTINSKKLVASVEEALKNGGIEAAKEVCRNTRGPIASIYYQGLDRYNQGLDSVEKAVVSYGSVQTGQMESGLTWIGLFIALSPMLGFMGTVVGMIQAFDQIQAAGDISPTLVAGGIKVALLTTLFGLIAAVVLQLFYNYIVSKIDSLVNDMEDSSITLMDILTAYNKK; this is encoded by the coding sequence ATGAAAAAATTCCTTATTTCGTCGGTTGCCCTGTCCGTATTGGGAACCGTTAATGCGTTCGCGCAGGAGGCAGCCGCCGCAGCTGAAACTCAGGTCGCAGGCGAAAGCATGCACCACGTGATGATGCAGAAGTTCCTCGAAGGTGGCTGGGAGTGGATGCTTCCGGTGCTTCTCTGTCTGGTCGTCGGTCTGGCCGTAGCCATCGAGCGCGTACTCTACCTGTCGCTCTCGACGATCAACTCGAAGAAGCTCGTCGCCAGCGTGGAGGAGGCTCTGAAGAACGGCGGCATCGAGGCTGCCAAGGAAGTTTGCCGCAACACGCGCGGCCCGATCGCTTCGATCTACTATCAGGGTCTGGACCGCTACAACCAGGGTCTCGACTCGGTCGAGAAGGCCGTCGTATCGTACGGTTCGGTTCAGACCGGACAGATGGAGTCGGGTCTGACGTGGATCGGTCTGTTCATCGCCCTGTCGCCCATGTTGGGATTCATGGGTACCGTAGTCGGCATGATCCAGGCATTCGACCAGATCCAGGCTGCCGGCGATATCAGCCCGACGCTCGTTGCCGGCGGTATCAAGGTCGCCCTTCTGACGACGCTCTTCGGTCTTATCGCTGCGGTTGTTCTTCAGCTGTTCTACAACTATATCGTTTCGAAGATCGACTCTCTGGTAAACGATATGGAGGATTCGTCCATCACGCTGATGGATATTCTGACGGCTTACAACAAGAAATAA
- a CDS encoding ExbD/TolR family protein, with product MAINKRKVQEINAGSMADISFLLLIFFLVATTMNTDTGLMRMLPPMPPENQQQEEIKVKERNLFLVLISGSGNIMAGVPGKQEQIVLGQLKDMAKEFITNPMDDENLPEKVDREIDMADGSKWTYPVSEGVVSLQTTRDTGYQAYIMVQNELTRAFNEVRDDVAQRKFGAKFSELNEDQRNAVSKAVPLKISEAEPRNIKK from the coding sequence ATGGCTATTAATAAAAGAAAGGTACAGGAAATCAATGCCGGTTCGATGGCCGACATCTCCTTCCTGCTGCTTATCTTCTTCCTGGTGGCCACTACCATGAACACCGATACGGGTCTGATGCGTATGCTTCCGCCGATGCCTCCCGAGAACCAACAGCAGGAGGAGATCAAGGTCAAGGAGCGCAACCTGTTCCTGGTGCTCATTTCGGGTAGCGGCAACATCATGGCGGGAGTTCCGGGCAAGCAGGAGCAGATCGTGCTCGGCCAGTTGAAGGATATGGCCAAGGAGTTCATCACCAACCCGATGGACGACGAGAACCTGCCCGAGAAGGTCGATCGCGAGATCGACATGGCCGACGGCAGCAAATGGACCTATCCGGTAAGCGAAGGCGTCGTTTCCCTGCAGACCACCCGCGATACGGGCTATCAGGCCTATATCATGGTGCAGAACGAGCTCACGCGCGCGTTCAACGAAGTGCGTGACGACGTGGCCCAACGCAAATTCGGCGCAAAGTTCTCGGAGCTCAACGAGGATCAGCGCAATGCAGTGTCCAAAGCAGTGCCCCTGAAGATTTCGGAGGCCGAACCGCGTAACATAAAGAAGTAA
- a CDS encoding alpha-galactosidase gives MRKLPYLLSALGAALTAGAAETAAPQRIIDIRTDDISLILSAAPGEEVRFLHFGGRIDDPAPLAGYRSYRHPDHNTEDVAYPAFGGRNYHEPALRVTHADGDLNTELRYVSHRTRQLADDNVTETVVRMTDAVQPLDVELVYTAYARENVITTRAVIRNREKGPVTLHSFYSSAMPLRAEKYLLTHLHGAWTREAQVEHTLLTHGSKSIASTRGLRTTHAENPSFMLTLGNDRFDENCGEVVAGSLAWSGNFRLNFELDECQTLTVLAGANPDASEYRLRPGESFTTPEMIYTHSFHGAGGASRNLHDWARNYGVWHGHVPTPTLLNSWEGAAFSFDAKTLTDMIDDAAAMGLEMFVLDDGWFGNKYPRNNDKAGLGDWEVNREKLPEGIDHIASYAHDKGLKFGIWIEPEMVSPRSELAERHPEWIVRTPGREAPLTRSQWLLDLSNPEVQDFVFGVFDNTMRLSEHIDYIKWDANRCANSIGSAFQRPDEQSHFWIEYTQGLYKVMERIRAKYPDVLIQSCASGGGRVEYGALRYFDEVWTSDNTEALSRTRIQYGTSLFFPALVMGSHVSVTPNLQTGNSTPLKFRFDIACAGRLGMELQPKHMTEEERAEARRAIADYKEYRDIVMQGDLYRIGSPYDEDGCYGLAYVSKDKRRAVVFTYCLLYQSRTVPQFRIRGLDPDTRYTVREMNTEEPRFWFDGGTFSGELLSRMGLNPKLSRIYDSAVFLLEAR, from the coding sequence ATGAGAAAACTACCGTACCTGTTGAGCGCCCTGGGCGCCGCCCTCACGGCAGGCGCGGCGGAGACCGCCGCCCCGCAACGGATCATCGACATCCGGACCGACGACATTTCGCTCATCCTGAGCGCAGCCCCCGGAGAGGAGGTCCGCTTCCTCCACTTCGGAGGCCGCATCGACGACCCCGCCCCGCTGGCCGGATACCGAAGCTACCGCCACCCCGACCACAACACCGAGGACGTGGCCTACCCCGCCTTCGGCGGCCGCAACTACCACGAACCGGCCCTGCGCGTGACCCACGCCGACGGCGACCTGAACACCGAACTGCGCTACGTCTCGCACCGGACGCGACAACTGGCCGACGACAACGTGACCGAAACCGTCGTCCGCATGACCGACGCCGTGCAGCCGCTGGACGTCGAACTGGTCTATACGGCCTACGCCCGCGAAAACGTCATCACGACCCGCGCCGTCATCCGCAACCGCGAGAAGGGTCCCGTGACGCTGCACAGCTTCTACTCGTCGGCGATGCCTCTGCGGGCCGAGAAATACCTGCTGACCCACCTCCACGGCGCCTGGACGCGCGAAGCGCAGGTGGAGCACACGCTGCTGACCCACGGATCGAAGAGCATCGCCTCGACACGCGGCCTGCGCACGACCCACGCCGAAAACCCCTCCTTCATGCTGACGCTCGGCAACGACCGCTTCGACGAGAACTGCGGCGAGGTCGTCGCCGGCTCGCTGGCCTGGAGCGGAAATTTCCGCCTCAACTTCGAACTCGACGAGTGTCAGACGCTCACCGTGCTGGCGGGCGCCAACCCCGACGCCTCCGAATACCGGCTCCGCCCCGGAGAGTCGTTCACGACCCCCGAGATGATCTACACCCACTCGTTCCACGGCGCGGGCGGCGCGAGCCGCAACCTCCACGACTGGGCCCGCAACTACGGCGTATGGCACGGCCACGTCCCCACACCCACGCTGCTCAACAGTTGGGAGGGCGCGGCCTTCTCGTTCGACGCGAAGACGCTGACCGACATGATCGACGACGCGGCGGCCATGGGGCTCGAAATGTTCGTGCTCGACGACGGCTGGTTCGGCAACAAATACCCGCGCAACAACGACAAGGCGGGGCTGGGCGACTGGGAGGTGAACCGCGAGAAGCTGCCCGAAGGCATCGACCACATCGCCTCCTATGCCCACGACAAGGGGCTGAAATTCGGCATCTGGATCGAACCCGAGATGGTCAGCCCCCGCAGCGAACTGGCCGAGAGGCACCCCGAATGGATCGTCCGCACGCCCGGCCGCGAAGCGCCCCTGACGCGCAGCCAATGGCTGCTGGACCTCTCGAACCCCGAGGTGCAGGACTTCGTCTTCGGGGTATTCGACAACACGATGCGGCTCTCGGAACACATCGACTACATCAAGTGGGACGCCAACCGCTGCGCGAACAGCATCGGCTCCGCATTCCAGCGGCCCGACGAACAGTCGCACTTCTGGATCGAATACACGCAGGGACTCTACAAGGTGATGGAGCGCATCCGCGCCAAATACCCCGACGTGCTCATCCAGTCCTGCGCCTCGGGCGGAGGGCGCGTGGAGTACGGCGCGCTCCGGTACTTCGACGAGGTGTGGACGAGCGACAACACCGAAGCGCTCTCGCGCACCCGCATCCAGTACGGCACGAGCCTCTTCTTCCCCGCGCTCGTCATGGGTTCGCACGTCTCCGTGACGCCCAACCTCCAGACGGGCAACTCCACGCCGCTCAAGTTCCGGTTCGACATCGCGTGCGCCGGACGCCTCGGCATGGAGCTGCAGCCCAAGCACATGACCGAAGAGGAGCGCGCCGAGGCCCGCCGCGCCATCGCCGACTACAAGGAGTACCGCGACATCGTCATGCAGGGCGACCTCTACCGGATCGGTTCGCCCTACGACGAGGACGGCTGTTACGGACTGGCCTATGTCTCGAAAGACAAGCGCCGGGCCGTGGTGTTCACCTACTGCCTGCTCTACCAGAGCCGCACCGTCCCGCAGTTCCGCATCCGGGGACTCGATCCCGACACCCGGTACACCGTGCGCGAAATGAATACGGAGGAACCCCGCTTCTGGTTCGACGGCGGCACGTTCAGCGGCGAACTGCTCTCCCGCATGGGTCTCAACCCCAAACTCTCCAGGATCTACGACAGCGCCGTTTTCCTCCTTGAGGCGCGCTGA
- a CDS encoding TIGR04076 family protein, translating to MKNVRITVIRKVCHKDLMERYENPIEHACDLHEGQVFVSDGMQRPEGLCPSAWQTLSPFVMALAHGATDFYDGWMRNPASAMLSCNDGFRPVSFLIETIENNEK from the coding sequence ATGAAAAACGTCCGGATCACCGTCATCCGCAAGGTCTGCCACAAGGACCTGATGGAACGCTACGAAAACCCGATCGAGCACGCCTGCGACCTGCACGAGGGGCAGGTCTTCGTCTCCGACGGCATGCAGCGGCCCGAAGGGCTGTGCCCAAGCGCCTGGCAGACCCTTTCGCCCTTCGTCATGGCGCTCGCGCACGGCGCGACGGACTTCTACGACGGATGGATGCGGAACCCCGCCTCGGCGATGCTCTCCTGCAACGACGGGTTCCGGCCCGTGAGCTTCCTGATCGAAACCATCGAAAACAACGAGAAATAA
- a CDS encoding TatD family hydrolase gives MNLTDTHSHLYEPEFDADREEALARAAEAGVERLLLPAIDSGSHERLFGLCRRHPGRCVPMMGLHPTSVNGNPRWREELATVERLLQTPPEGIPPFCAVGEIGLDLYWSRDFRAEQTEAFRRQIDLALQYGLPVAVHTREAWPETLEIVREYRGRGLRGVFHAYSDTAATYRELRTLGDFVFGIGGVVTFKKSLLAETVREMELRDIVLETDCPYLTPVPHRGRRNESAYVRYVCDKVAEIKGLDPEEVAAATTANARRMFGRPQMPSGSPAREDAPSGHGKTPNDTRP, from the coding sequence ATGAATCTGACAGACACCCATTCGCACCTGTACGAACCCGAATTCGACGCCGACCGCGAAGAGGCGCTCGCCCGCGCCGCGGAAGCCGGCGTGGAACGCCTGCTGCTGCCGGCCATCGACTCCGGCAGCCACGAACGGCTGTTCGGGCTGTGCCGCCGCCATCCCGGGCGGTGCGTTCCGATGATGGGGCTTCACCCGACGTCGGTGAACGGCAATCCCCGCTGGCGGGAGGAGCTGGCGACGGTCGAACGCCTCCTGCAAACCCCGCCCGAAGGGATTCCGCCTTTCTGCGCCGTGGGCGAGATCGGTCTCGACCTCTACTGGAGCCGGGATTTCCGGGCGGAGCAGACGGAGGCCTTCCGGCGGCAGATCGACCTGGCGCTGCAATACGGCCTGCCCGTGGCCGTCCACACCCGCGAGGCGTGGCCCGAGACGCTGGAGATCGTCCGGGAGTACCGCGGCCGCGGCCTGCGGGGCGTCTTCCACGCCTATTCGGACACGGCCGCGACCTACCGCGAACTGCGCACGCTGGGCGACTTCGTCTTCGGCATCGGCGGCGTGGTGACCTTCAAGAAGAGCCTCCTGGCGGAAACCGTGCGCGAAATGGAGCTGCGCGACATCGTGCTGGAGACCGACTGCCCCTACCTGACACCCGTCCCCCACCGGGGCCGGCGCAACGAATCGGCCTACGTGCGCTACGTCTGCGACAAGGTCGCCGAAATCAAGGGGCTCGACCCGGAGGAGGTCGCCGCCGCGACGACGGCCAACGCCCGGCGGATGTTCGGCCGGCCGCAGATGCCGTCCGGCTCCCCCGCGCGGGAGGACGCTCCGTCCGGCCACGGAAAAACCCCAAACGACACCCGCCCATGA
- a CDS encoding anaerobic sulfatase maturase produces MKNKDIFTFRDAEKQAGPVAFSTMLKPAGSACNLDCGYCYYLDKAAQYGGRQAVMADDLLELYIRQYIEANEVPVVTFCWHGGEPLLLGRDFYRRAVALQRKYAAGKRIENTLQTNGTLVDEAWCELFAENGFLVGLSLDGPEDIHDAFRRTKGGRPTFARVMRTVGMFRRTGVEYNTLSVVNRACEGRGAEIYRFFRDTVGSRYMQFLPAVEHVVDRAGLHRPLIVSPETQGARPAEWSVTAEGYGTFLCDIFDEWVVSDVGQCFVQLFDATLAQWCGVQPGVCSMGETCGDALVVEHNGDVYSCDHFVYPEYLLGNIRETPLAEIYRSRRRIDFGLAKRNALPAECLRCRYYFACRGECPKHRFETGSDGCRKNSLCEGLFRYFRHAEPYMDYMRDLLAREQSPAWVVPFARRRMGLM; encoded by the coding sequence ATGAAGAACAAGGATATTTTCACTTTCCGCGATGCGGAGAAACAGGCGGGCCCCGTGGCGTTCTCGACGATGCTCAAGCCGGCCGGTTCTGCCTGCAACCTCGATTGCGGCTATTGCTACTACCTCGACAAGGCCGCACAGTACGGCGGCCGGCAGGCGGTGATGGCGGACGACCTGCTGGAGCTCTACATCCGGCAGTACATCGAGGCCAACGAGGTTCCCGTGGTGACCTTTTGCTGGCACGGCGGCGAGCCGCTGCTGCTCGGCAGGGACTTCTACCGCCGGGCCGTGGCGCTCCAGCGGAAATACGCCGCGGGCAAGCGGATCGAGAACACGTTGCAGACCAACGGGACGCTGGTGGACGAGGCGTGGTGCGAGCTTTTCGCCGAAAACGGCTTCCTGGTGGGGCTGTCGCTCGACGGGCCGGAGGACATTCACGACGCATTCCGCCGGACGAAGGGCGGGCGCCCCACCTTCGCGCGCGTGATGCGGACGGTCGGGATGTTCCGGCGGACGGGCGTGGAGTACAATACGCTGAGCGTCGTGAACCGGGCCTGCGAGGGGCGCGGCGCGGAGATCTACCGCTTCTTCCGCGATACGGTCGGAAGCCGCTACATGCAGTTTCTGCCCGCCGTGGAGCATGTCGTCGATCGCGCGGGGCTGCACCGTCCGCTGATCGTTTCGCCGGAGACGCAGGGGGCGCGGCCGGCCGAATGGTCGGTGACGGCCGAGGGCTACGGGACGTTTCTGTGCGACATTTTCGACGAGTGGGTCGTCAGCGACGTGGGGCAGTGCTTCGTGCAGCTCTTCGACGCCACGTTGGCCCAGTGGTGCGGCGTGCAGCCGGGCGTCTGCTCGATGGGCGAGACGTGCGGCGATGCGCTTGTGGTCGAGCACAACGGCGACGTCTATTCGTGCGACCACTTCGTCTATCCCGAATACTTGCTGGGGAACATCCGCGAGACGCCGCTCGCGGAGATCTACCGCTCGCGCCGCCGGATCGACTTCGGACTGGCCAAACGCAATGCGCTGCCGGCCGAATGCCTGCGCTGCCGGTACTACTTCGCCTGCCGCGGCGAATGTCCCAAGCACCGGTTCGAGACCGGGTCGGACGGCTGCCGCAAGAATTCGCTCTGCGAGGGGCTTTTCCGCTATTTCCGCCATGCCGAGCCTTACATGGACTACATGCGCGACCTGCTCGCCCGCGAGCAGTCCCCCGCGTGGGTCGTGCCGTTCGCCCGGCGGCGCATGGGGCTGATGTAG
- the dprA gene encoding DNA-processing protein DprA — MSPEDIALQMTPGIGVKSAVHLLECFGSAARIFAATEEELTGRAALRPEAARQIVRRKGFPAAERELEHCRRNGLTAVASTDPQYPALLRETPDYPHVLYIKGDAEALTARCIAVVGTRDATPYGQHMCNRLIEGLAERVPGLCIVSGLAFGIDAAAHRAALAAGVRTVAVLANPLPGVTPAQHAGLARDILDHGGALVTELPSQTKQNGSFYLARNRIIAALGAGCVVVESPDSGGSLVTAHCADSYDRTVMAVPGRATDRSSAGTNHLIRNRKAQLVLTAGDIVRELMWDLGPDPATLRQKVPTPELTPDEAGLLGCFRTNDPVTTEHLAGASGLDPGTLATLLVGLELAGAVRQLPGNRYMKL; from the coding sequence ATGTCCCCCGAAGATATAGCATTGCAGATGACCCCGGGAATCGGCGTGAAGAGCGCCGTGCACCTCCTGGAGTGTTTCGGCAGCGCCGCGCGGATCTTCGCCGCGACCGAGGAGGAACTGACCGGCCGGGCGGCGCTCCGGCCCGAAGCGGCCCGGCAGATCGTGCGCCGCAAGGGGTTTCCGGCCGCGGAGCGGGAGTTGGAGCACTGCCGCCGCAACGGCCTGACAGCCGTCGCATCGACCGACCCGCAATACCCCGCCCTGCTGCGGGAGACGCCCGACTACCCCCATGTCCTGTACATCAAGGGCGATGCGGAAGCCCTGACGGCCCGCTGCATTGCGGTCGTCGGGACGCGCGACGCGACGCCCTACGGCCAGCACATGTGCAACAGGCTGATCGAAGGGCTGGCCGAACGGGTTCCGGGACTCTGCATCGTCAGCGGGCTGGCCTTCGGCATCGACGCGGCGGCCCACCGGGCCGCACTCGCCGCAGGGGTGCGGACCGTGGCGGTGCTGGCCAATCCGCTTCCGGGGGTCACGCCGGCCCAGCACGCGGGACTGGCGCGCGACATTCTGGACCACGGGGGCGCGCTGGTCACCGAACTGCCGTCGCAGACGAAGCAGAACGGGTCGTTCTACCTCGCGCGCAACCGCATCATCGCCGCGCTCGGCGCCGGATGCGTCGTCGTCGAGTCGCCCGACAGCGGCGGGTCGCTCGTAACGGCCCATTGCGCCGACTCCTACGACCGGACGGTGATGGCCGTGCCGGGACGCGCCACCGACCGGAGCTCGGCCGGAACCAACCACCTGATCCGCAACCGCAAGGCGCAACTGGTGCTGACGGCCGGAGACATCGTCCGGGAGCTCATGTGGGACCTCGGCCCCGACCCCGCGACGCTGCGGCAAAAGGTTCCCACGCCGGAGCTGACGCCCGACGAAGCGGGACTGCTCGGATGCTTCCGCACGAACGACCCCGTCACGACCGAACACCTCGCCGGAGCGAGCGGCCTCGACCCCGGAACGCTGGCGACGCTCCTCGTCGGGCTGGAGCTGGCAGGCGCCGTGCGCCAGCTTCCCGGAAACCGTTACATGAAGCTATGA